The following proteins are encoded in a genomic region of Fervidobacterium pennivorans DSM 9078:
- the prfB gene encoding peptide chain release factor 2 encodes MITYEQKQRIEELKKKFDDIIEVFHPEDKKTKLKELEEESLKPDFWNDQKRAQQVNREIQRTRKIIEDMERIKVLFEDIEVGIELSEEDPSMQEHLEEMIEEVAKKIREFELEMILNGKFDASNAYLSIHPGAGGTESQDWASMLLRMYMRWAERKGYDVEIVDYQEGEEAGIKSATIYIKGDFAYGYLKYERGVHRLVRISPFDANKRRHTSFASVNVLPEIEDDIDIEIKPEDLRIDTYRASGAGGQYVNKTESAVRITHLPTGIVVTCQTERSQLQNRETAMKMLKARLYQLELEKRRKQIEQIQGELKDISWGNQIRSYVFHPYTMVKDHRTDVETGNIEAVMDGDIDMFIEAELVYYAKLGLNE; translated from the coding sequence GTGATAACGTACGAACAAAAACAACGAATCGAAGAACTTAAGAAAAAGTTTGACGATATTATTGAGGTTTTCCACCCCGAGGATAAAAAGACGAAACTCAAAGAACTTGAAGAAGAGAGCTTAAAACCTGATTTCTGGAATGACCAAAAAAGGGCACAACAAGTTAATAGAGAGATACAAAGGACAAGGAAGATAATCGAAGATATGGAGCGTATCAAAGTACTTTTCGAAGACATAGAAGTCGGTATAGAACTTTCAGAAGAAGACCCTTCGATGCAGGAACACTTAGAAGAGATGATAGAAGAAGTTGCCAAAAAGATAAGGGAATTCGAACTTGAGATGATTCTCAACGGGAAGTTCGATGCTTCGAATGCGTATCTTTCTATTCACCCGGGTGCTGGTGGAACTGAGTCTCAAGACTGGGCTTCTATGCTGTTGAGAATGTATATGCGCTGGGCTGAAAGGAAAGGCTACGATGTCGAGATAGTTGATTATCAAGAAGGTGAGGAAGCAGGAATAAAGAGCGCAACGATATACATTAAAGGTGATTTCGCATACGGATATTTGAAGTACGAGCGTGGGGTACATAGGCTTGTGAGAATTTCACCGTTTGATGCTAACAAAAGAAGACACACATCGTTTGCTTCAGTTAATGTGCTTCCAGAAATAGAAGATGATATTGACATCGAGATTAAGCCAGAAGATTTGAGGATAGACACGTACAGGGCGAGTGGTGCTGGCGGACAGTATGTAAACAAAACGGAATCTGCTGTAAGAATTACACACTTACCAACAGGCATTGTTGTAACGTGTCAAACGGAGAGATCACAGCTCCAAAACAGGGAAACTGCGATGAAAATGTTGAAAGCAAGGTTGTACCAACTTGAGCTTGAAAAGAGAAGAAAGCAGATAGAACAAATTCAGGGCGAATTGAAAGACATTAGCTGGGGTAACCAAATTAGATCCTACGTCTTCCATCCATACACTATGGTAAAAGATCATAGAACAGATGTAGAAACAGGAAACATTGAAGCAGTGATGGATGGAGATATAGATATGTTTATAGAAGCCGAGTTGGTTTACTACGCAAAATTGGGTTTGAACGAATAG
- a CDS encoding DEAD/DEAH box helicase has protein sequence MFNKAMNEIIIVPTEKDCEIEGYYYIPDYDVLPYENLSPSWYVRARRIFALHLAAQGKLKGVCTLRSILHNVMLPETLKENTYLLKLGDRLSEPEKLFTKLGYERVFNVREGGTFSIRGEIIDYLGPDGVPVRIELFGNVIEDIRKFNLKTQRSEESLQSVLLLPAREFILKEEYLKSSDEVLLEPIENQFTGKFVNGTILDYGVELYIKDKRGVLEHFIRFERELRKSMEDMGQDDRLRDYKHFGILDYETILSKVKELPSEKAHFVVKKVQEEEHVPSEPIISEEELQIGDIVVHKKYGIARFSEIKKVEVNGAQREFLVLNFADAVLYVPIERIDLVEKYIGDEVNVKLDSLKKGTWSRKVEKAKKNIEQLVRDLVLIYHARSNIKGLSLPGDAELEEEFAKTFPFVETPDQINAINEVLEDLASEKPMDRLLVGDAGYGKTEVAIRAIFRTIVSGKQAVLLAPTTILAKQHYDNLVSRFKPFGINVALLNRFSTKKEREEILEGVKSGKIDLLVGTHSVLRDVKFADLGLVVIDEEQKFGVEQKEKFKKLRVNVNVLSMSATPIPRTLHMALSNLKDLSEIKTPPLGRKEIQVHIGPFDERIIRLAILREIGRGGQVIYVHNRVNSIYGVYERLKELVPEVDIVIAHGQQSKSEMKKAIDAFYHKHADVLLCTTIVENGVDVPDANTLIVDDAHRYGLAQLYQLRGRVGRSDKIAFAYFFHTRNVSDKVLERLYAIKSYQGPGSGMKIAMKDMEIRGVGAIFGVEQHGFVNDLGLKYYLDLLNEAVMEYTGQVQSKIDTELEGIPGSIVIPESYIYDPFERMRFYRRIASATSEQEIQDIHEELVDRFGKMPESVENLLKYALLRIILWKKNVVKATISDVGLVVKFKNGSFEEISTNYIYNEKENVYLFFVNIDELIEQSKVVV, from the coding sequence TTGTTTAATAAAGCGATGAATGAAATTATCATTGTTCCAACAGAAAAAGACTGCGAGATAGAGGGTTATTATTACATACCAGATTATGATGTGCTTCCTTACGAAAATCTAAGCCCATCTTGGTATGTGAGAGCTCGCCGAATATTTGCACTCCATCTTGCGGCGCAAGGAAAATTAAAAGGAGTCTGCACGCTGCGTTCTATTCTCCATAACGTGATGCTTCCAGAAACGCTGAAAGAGAATACGTATCTTCTCAAATTGGGAGATAGGCTTTCTGAACCGGAAAAACTTTTTACAAAACTTGGGTATGAAAGAGTCTTCAACGTCCGTGAAGGTGGGACGTTTTCTATAAGGGGAGAGATTATTGACTATTTAGGACCGGACGGTGTGCCGGTTAGAATTGAGTTATTTGGGAACGTCATCGAGGATATACGAAAGTTTAATTTAAAGACTCAACGTAGTGAGGAAAGTTTACAAAGTGTACTTTTGCTTCCTGCACGCGAATTTATACTTAAAGAAGAATATTTAAAATCAAGTGACGAAGTATTATTAGAGCCTATAGAGAACCAGTTCACTGGTAAGTTCGTGAATGGAACGATACTTGATTACGGAGTAGAACTTTATATAAAAGACAAAAGGGGCGTTCTCGAGCATTTCATCCGCTTTGAACGAGAACTGCGAAAGTCTATGGAGGACATGGGACAAGACGATAGACTGAGGGATTACAAACACTTCGGAATATTAGACTACGAGACGATTCTATCGAAAGTTAAGGAGTTACCTTCAGAAAAAGCGCACTTTGTTGTAAAGAAAGTTCAGGAGGAAGAACACGTACCTTCCGAGCCTATAATTTCAGAAGAAGAATTGCAAATAGGGGATATAGTTGTCCACAAAAAGTACGGAATTGCCCGGTTCAGCGAAATCAAAAAAGTAGAGGTGAACGGTGCTCAGCGAGAATTTTTAGTGTTGAATTTTGCCGATGCTGTTTTATACGTGCCTATCGAAAGGATAGACTTGGTAGAGAAATATATCGGGGATGAAGTAAATGTAAAGCTTGACTCACTCAAAAAGGGAACGTGGTCGCGCAAAGTGGAGAAAGCAAAGAAAAACATAGAGCAACTTGTTCGGGACCTTGTGTTGATATACCATGCGCGGAGCAATATCAAAGGGCTTTCGTTACCTGGAGATGCGGAGTTGGAGGAAGAATTTGCAAAGACGTTCCCATTTGTTGAAACACCAGACCAGATAAATGCGATAAATGAAGTGCTCGAAGACCTTGCAAGTGAAAAGCCGATGGATAGGTTACTTGTTGGAGATGCTGGTTATGGTAAGACAGAAGTAGCTATCCGCGCGATATTTAGAACGATTGTCTCAGGTAAACAAGCAGTTCTTCTTGCACCGACAACGATTTTGGCAAAGCAACATTACGATAATCTCGTATCAAGGTTCAAGCCATTTGGTATCAATGTAGCGCTCTTGAACAGGTTTTCGACAAAAAAGGAACGTGAGGAGATTTTGGAAGGTGTTAAATCAGGAAAAATTGATTTGCTTGTGGGAACACACAGTGTGCTTCGTGATGTGAAATTTGCAGATCTTGGTTTGGTTGTTATCGATGAGGAGCAAAAGTTTGGTGTTGAGCAAAAAGAGAAATTCAAAAAATTACGTGTAAACGTCAATGTGCTCTCTATGAGCGCAACACCTATCCCAAGGACGTTGCATATGGCTTTATCTAATTTGAAAGATTTGTCTGAAATAAAGACACCACCACTTGGGAGAAAAGAAATACAGGTCCATATTGGTCCATTTGACGAAAGGATAATAAGACTTGCAATACTGAGAGAGATAGGACGAGGAGGCCAGGTTATTTACGTTCATAACCGTGTTAATTCGATATACGGAGTTTACGAAAGGTTAAAGGAGTTAGTTCCTGAAGTGGATATCGTTATCGCACATGGTCAGCAATCAAAGAGCGAAATGAAAAAAGCCATAGATGCGTTTTATCACAAGCATGCGGATGTGCTACTTTGCACGACGATAGTTGAGAACGGAGTAGATGTTCCTGATGCAAACACACTTATTGTAGACGACGCACACAGATATGGACTTGCTCAGTTGTATCAACTACGTGGTAGGGTAGGGAGAAGTGACAAGATAGCCTTTGCTTACTTTTTCCATACAAGGAACGTCAGTGATAAGGTTTTAGAAAGACTTTATGCAATAAAATCGTACCAAGGTCCCGGAAGTGGTATGAAGATAGCGATGAAGGATATGGAGATAAGAGGCGTAGGTGCTATCTTCGGTGTTGAACAGCATGGGTTTGTCAATGACCTTGGACTTAAATACTACCTTGACTTGTTGAACGAAGCGGTCATGGAGTACACGGGACAAGTCCAAAGTAAAATCGATACAGAACTCGAAGGCATCCCTGGAAGTATCGTAATACCGGAATCTTACATATACGATCCATTCGAACGCATGCGGTTTTACAGAAGAATTGCTTCGGCAACGAGTGAACAGGAGATACAAGATATCCATGAGGAACTTGTTGATAGGTTTGGTAAGATGCCTGAGAGTGTTGAGAACCTTTTAAAATATGCACTCTTGCGGATAATCTTATGGAAAAAGAACGTTGTAAAGGCTACGATATCGGACGTCGGACTTGTGGTTAAATTCAAAAACGGCTCCTTCGAAGAGATATCCACAAATTACATATACAACGAGAAAGAGAATGTTTACTTGTTCTTTGTTAATATAGATGAATTGATAGAACAATCAAAGGTGGTTGTATAG
- a CDS encoding EscU/YscU/HrcU family type III secretion system export apparatus switch protein, which yields MERMYDKGRYDEDCTRKLAVALRYKPEEDYVPFVVAKGKCHLAEMIIKKATENNVPIVKSEELVKELFKLDLLEPIPTKLYVAVAEVLAFIQLGLNK from the coding sequence ATGGAACGTATGTATGATAAGGGAAGATACGATGAAGATTGCACACGGAAGTTGGCTGTTGCTTTGAGATACAAACCGGAAGAGGACTATGTCCCATTTGTTGTGGCGAAGGGTAAATGCCATTTGGCGGAAATGATAATAAAGAAAGCGACGGAGAATAACGTGCCGATAGTGAAATCAGAAGAATTGGTCAAAGAGCTTTTCAAACTTGACTTATTGGAGCCCATACCAACGAAACTCTACGTTGCTGTAGCAGAGGTACTTGCATTTATTCAGCTCGGTTTGAACAAGTGA
- a CDS encoding pyruvate carboxylase subunit B, which translates to MFTDTTFRDGHQSLIATRMRTKDILGIIDEVDSLGFQALEVWGGATFDVCVRYLNEDPWERLRLIKSKLRNAKAQMLLRGQNLVGYRHYADDVVELFVKKAIENGVQIIRIFDALNDIRNLEKSIEVALKCGAHVQGAISYTVSPVHTIEYYMDYAQQLVERGVHSICIKDMAGLLTPKVAGELVRNLKQRFGLPIEIHSHATAGLGELAYLAAIEAGADILDTAFSPFGMTTSQPAFEPIYYAWSEYKPLPEIDWKKVDRIVKYLTEVRKKYEEYDVKMYSIDHRIITSQVPGGMYSNLVKQLAEQKMLNKLDAVLEEIPRVRKDLGYPPLVTPTSQIVGVQAVLNVLTGERYSKVTREVKDYVRGLYGRPPAPIDPELVKKILGDEKPIEGRPADYIEPELEKRKREIGLLAETDEDLLIYAILGEVGRQYLKKRYDEKIYVDWSLVNEYEGGYPV; encoded by the coding sequence ATGTTTACGGATACGACTTTTCGCGATGGTCATCAATCTTTGATAGCCACTCGAATGCGAACAAAAGATATATTAGGAATAATAGACGAAGTGGACAGTCTGGGCTTTCAAGCACTAGAAGTATGGGGCGGTGCCACGTTTGACGTTTGTGTCAGGTATCTAAATGAAGACCCCTGGGAACGTTTAAGACTCATAAAGTCAAAACTGAGAAACGCAAAAGCACAGATGCTCCTGCGTGGTCAAAATCTTGTCGGGTACAGGCACTACGCCGATGATGTTGTAGAACTCTTTGTCAAAAAAGCAATCGAAAATGGTGTCCAAATAATTAGGATATTCGATGCACTTAACGATATCAGGAACTTGGAAAAAAGTATAGAAGTTGCGCTAAAATGTGGCGCACATGTTCAAGGAGCCATATCTTACACTGTTAGCCCCGTCCATACCATTGAATACTACATGGACTACGCTCAACAGCTTGTCGAACGTGGAGTTCATTCTATATGCATCAAAGACATGGCAGGATTACTAACACCAAAAGTTGCTGGCGAACTGGTTAGAAACCTAAAACAAAGGTTTGGTTTGCCAATCGAGATCCATTCACATGCAACAGCAGGACTCGGAGAACTTGCTTATCTTGCAGCAATTGAAGCAGGCGCAGACATCCTTGACACAGCCTTTTCACCATTCGGAATGACGACAAGCCAGCCCGCTTTTGAACCTATCTACTACGCTTGGTCAGAATACAAACCACTTCCTGAAATAGATTGGAAAAAAGTTGATAGGATTGTAAAATATCTAACGGAAGTAAGAAAGAAATACGAAGAATACGACGTAAAGATGTATAGCATAGACCACAGGATAATAACTTCACAAGTGCCAGGTGGGATGTATTCAAACCTTGTCAAACAACTCGCTGAACAAAAGATGCTCAATAAACTTGACGCTGTGCTTGAAGAAATCCCACGTGTAAGAAAGGACCTAGGCTATCCCCCTCTGGTCACTCCAACTAGTCAAATAGTTGGCGTTCAAGCTGTCCTAAACGTTTTAACAGGCGAACGTTACTCGAAAGTAACAAGAGAGGTCAAGGACTACGTGCGTGGTTTGTACGGAAGGCCACCTGCACCCATTGACCCCGAACTTGTAAAGAAAATATTGGGAGATGAAAAACCTATAGAAGGAAGACCTGCTGATTACATTGAACCAGAGTTAGAAAAGAGAAAAAGAGAAATAGGTCTTTTAGCTGAAACTGACGAGGATTTACTTATCTATGCGATTCTGGGAGAAGTTGGTAGGCAGTATCTAAAAAAACGATACGATGAAAAAATATACGTCGATTGGTCGCTTGTAAATGAATACGAAGGAGGCTATCCAGTTTGA
- a CDS encoding nucleotidyltransferase, protein MKVLGIVVEYNPFHYGHLHHLRESIKLVNPDYVVAVMSGNFCQRGEPAIVNKYARAKIALLNGIDLVLELPTVYAIQDAGGFALGSIGVLHKTGVVTDIVFGSESGDINFLKKVAHMLVNQTPEFQAEFKKQLKMGYSYPNARKYALMGVLSEEVAKLSKSNDILGIEYVKALMKFNSSIEPHVINRIGADDNDPEFRGKLSSATAIRKVIKAGQFEATKDAIPPTTYEILKEEFNKGRGPIFWEYLEFVIAMFRKMRREDFEKIYSFNEGLDLRFWESARQTGDLQQFVELVKAKRFTYSRIRRAILHVLFGLEKEQMEKSNVLGPQYLRILGFNNKGRELLKEIKKKSEIPLIATASLYKQVLEDVEKQRNEGKREWQVDRELYLWQFEKDILASDIYTFLYPDKSVRSAGMDFEQQPIMV, encoded by the coding sequence ATGAAAGTACTTGGAATTGTTGTAGAGTATAACCCGTTTCACTATGGTCACTTACACCATTTGAGAGAATCGATAAAGCTTGTCAATCCTGATTACGTGGTAGCTGTAATGAGTGGCAATTTCTGTCAACGTGGCGAGCCCGCAATTGTAAATAAATACGCACGTGCCAAGATAGCCTTACTAAACGGTATAGACCTTGTTTTAGAACTTCCAACGGTTTACGCCATTCAAGATGCTGGAGGATTTGCGTTAGGTTCCATTGGTGTGCTACACAAGACAGGGGTTGTGACAGATATTGTTTTTGGAAGTGAAAGTGGTGATATCAACTTTTTAAAAAAAGTTGCCCATATGCTTGTCAATCAAACGCCTGAGTTTCAAGCGGAGTTCAAAAAGCAGCTGAAGATGGGATATTCTTATCCGAACGCACGAAAATACGCTCTGATGGGCGTTCTGAGCGAGGAAGTGGCGAAACTTTCCAAATCCAACGATATCCTCGGAATTGAATACGTGAAAGCCTTGATGAAATTCAACAGTTCAATAGAACCACATGTCATAAACAGAATAGGTGCAGATGATAATGATCCAGAGTTCAGAGGAAAGTTGTCTTCAGCAACGGCTATTAGAAAAGTCATTAAGGCAGGGCAGTTTGAGGCAACAAAGGATGCTATTCCTCCTACGACGTATGAAATACTAAAAGAAGAATTTAACAAAGGCAGAGGACCTATCTTTTGGGAATATTTGGAGTTTGTGATCGCTATGTTTAGAAAGATGAGAAGGGAAGATTTTGAGAAGATATACAGCTTCAACGAGGGGCTTGACTTAAGATTTTGGGAATCAGCAAGACAAACTGGTGATTTGCAACAGTTTGTAGAATTAGTAAAAGCCAAAAGGTTCACGTATTCAAGAATTAGACGTGCTATCTTGCATGTGTTATTCGGTTTAGAAAAAGAACAGATGGAAAAATCAAACGTATTGGGGCCACAATATTTGAGAATTTTGGGATTTAACAACAAAGGAAGAGAATTGCTCAAGGAGATAAAGAAAAAATCAGAAATACCTTTAATTGCCACGGCATCACTTTACAAACAAGTCTTAGAAGATGTGGAAAAGCAAAGAAATGAGGGAAAACGAGAATGGCAAGTAGACCGTGAATTGTACTTGTGGCAGTTTGAAAAGGACATCCTTGCCAGCGATATATACACATTCCTTTACCCTGATAAGTCAGTTCGTTCAGCGGGTATGGATTTCGAACAACAACCGATAATGGTGTGA
- the ftsY gene encoding signal recognition particle-docking protein FtsY translates to MGFFDKLKEGLKKSREAFFNKIGQILKTRRFDRETRDEIEELLILADVGVEATEYILERLEEMKPEDAFGALKEILIEILSKDNKLNIPDEKPFVISMVGVNGSGKTTTCGKLAYMFRREGKQVVLGACDTFRAAAIDQLKIWAERSGATFIAHMEGADAGAVAYDAVNHAISKGKDVVILDTAGRLHNKKHLMDELQKVHRVVQKLVPAAPHEVLLVMDAVTGQNGLQQAKIFKEVVSVTGIVLTKLDGTAKGGIAIAIAKELGIPIKFIGVGEGIEDLKPFDAKDFVEALLAGDEISESTPANV, encoded by the coding sequence ATGGGATTTTTTGACAAACTAAAAGAAGGACTTAAAAAAAGTAGAGAGGCATTTTTTAATAAGATAGGCCAGATACTAAAGACAAGAAGATTTGACAGAGAGACACGTGATGAAATTGAAGAGCTTTTGATTCTTGCAGACGTAGGAGTGGAAGCTACCGAATATATCCTTGAAAGGCTCGAAGAGATGAAACCAGAAGATGCTTTTGGGGCTTTAAAGGAAATTCTGATAGAGATCCTTTCAAAGGACAACAAACTCAATATTCCTGATGAAAAGCCCTTTGTGATAAGTATGGTTGGAGTAAATGGCTCAGGAAAGACAACAACGTGTGGTAAATTGGCGTATATGTTCAGAAGAGAAGGTAAACAAGTTGTACTCGGTGCGTGTGATACATTCAGGGCAGCTGCTATAGACCAACTGAAGATTTGGGCAGAAAGAAGTGGAGCAACGTTTATCGCACATATGGAAGGTGCCGATGCCGGTGCTGTAGCTTACGATGCTGTTAACCATGCAATTTCTAAGGGAAAAGATGTGGTTATTCTTGATACGGCGGGTAGATTACACAACAAAAAGCACCTTATGGACGAACTCCAAAAAGTTCACAGAGTGGTTCAAAAGCTTGTTCCAGCGGCACCACATGAAGTGCTTTTGGTTATGGATGCTGTAACTGGGCAAAATGGATTACAACAAGCGAAAATATTTAAAGAAGTAGTCAGTGTCACGGGTATCGTGCTCACAAAACTTGATGGAACAGCAAAAGGTGGAATTGCGATAGCAATAGCAAAGGAACTTGGAATACCGATTAAATTCATAGGTGTAGGTGAAGGAATTGAGGATTTGAAGCCATTTGATGCCAAAGATTTCGTGGAAGCACTGTTGGCAGGAGATGAGATTAGTGAATCAACCCCTGCAAATGTATGA
- the minD gene encoding septum site-determining protein MinD: MNRPKVFVVTSGKGGVGKTTFTANLGCTLAKMGERVCLIDADIGLKNLDVVLGLENRIIYTSFDVVNGTVSAKEALVKHKQLKNLYLLAASQVATKEMMSPEDMKRIVQELYDDFDFILIDSPAGIERGFRNSVAPAEAAFIVTTPELPAISDADRVIGLLENYGFSEDKMYIVLNKFKPHMAKRGEMLDKTDVEKALAMRIIGVIPDSEEVIIATNKGIPVVLEDGVVVGRSFENIVKRIKGEEVPIEEDLKGASKGFLASLFSVFKKR; the protein is encoded by the coding sequence GTGAACAGACCTAAGGTGTTTGTTGTTACATCAGGGAAAGGTGGTGTGGGTAAAACAACCTTCACCGCAAATCTTGGCTGTACACTAGCCAAGATGGGAGAGAGAGTGTGCTTGATCGATGCTGACATAGGTTTAAAGAACTTGGATGTAGTCTTGGGATTGGAAAATAGAATCATTTACACATCTTTTGATGTTGTAAATGGAACTGTCTCAGCCAAAGAAGCGCTTGTTAAACACAAACAATTGAAAAACCTATACTTGCTTGCGGCTTCTCAAGTTGCTACAAAAGAGATGATGTCACCAGAAGACATGAAGCGAATAGTTCAAGAGTTGTACGACGATTTTGATTTCATACTCATCGATTCACCGGCCGGTATAGAGCGAGGTTTCAGGAATTCTGTTGCACCAGCCGAGGCAGCATTTATTGTTACCACGCCAGAGCTACCAGCAATTTCGGATGCAGACAGAGTTATAGGATTGCTTGAAAACTATGGATTTTCTGAAGACAAGATGTACATCGTTCTAAACAAATTTAAACCTCACATGGCTAAACGTGGTGAGATGCTCGATAAAACCGATGTTGAAAAGGCTTTAGCAATGAGGATAATAGGTGTAATACCTGACTCTGAAGAAGTCATCATAGCAACAAACAAAGGTATACCAGTTGTTCTTGAAGATGGTGTTGTTGTAGGCAGAAGCTTTGAAAATATCGTTAAGAGAATCAAGGGGGAAGAGGTGCCTATAGAGGAAGACCTTAAAGGTGCCTCTAAGGGGTTCTTAGCTTCATTATTCTCTGTTTTTAAGAAGAGGTGA
- a CDS encoding class I SAM-dependent methyltransferase, with amino-acid sequence MKQRMVNENSTNISNWERNQTKGEEYSVVITTSHNPSKEAVELAKKLSQDFCIPYYNRRHLSERVKEGKVKIYYVVDNNLQLSVVTPTGRLFFHPGMAKIRMENYKRDGRDLLLEALKPSSEDIIYDATFGLGMDAVFMAHFVKQVVGTEVSVHIYRVVSYGLTKYQSKEEWINVAIKKIVLFNEDMKSFMKRQPDKSFDIVYCDPMFENPVYESSALNPLRPLASYDTIDTSTVEEMMRIARKRIVIKTLVKDSLLERLSVKFDRVITSKRSGLVYACIDLDR; translated from the coding sequence GTGAAACAGAGAATGGTCAATGAAAATTCAACAAATATATCGAATTGGGAACGAAACCAAACTAAAGGCGAAGAATATAGTGTAGTAATCACTACGTCTCATAACCCATCAAAAGAGGCTGTAGAGTTGGCAAAGAAACTTTCGCAAGATTTTTGTATCCCTTATTACAACCGGAGGCATTTGTCTGAAAGAGTAAAGGAAGGGAAAGTAAAAATTTACTATGTTGTTGACAACAATCTCCAGCTTTCAGTAGTTACACCAACTGGTAGGTTGTTTTTCCACCCAGGAATGGCGAAGATACGGATGGAAAATTACAAAAGGGATGGAAGAGACCTACTTTTGGAAGCATTAAAGCCATCATCGGAAGATATCATCTACGATGCAACGTTTGGATTAGGAATGGATGCAGTGTTTATGGCACATTTTGTTAAACAAGTTGTTGGAACAGAAGTGTCAGTTCATATTTATAGGGTAGTTTCGTATGGGCTTACTAAGTATCAATCAAAAGAAGAATGGATAAACGTGGCGATAAAAAAGATAGTGTTATTCAACGAAGATATGAAAAGCTTTATGAAAAGGCAACCTGATAAGTCCTTCGATATAGTTTACTGTGACCCGATGTTTGAAAACCCTGTGTATGAAAGTTCAGCTCTCAATCCGCTTAGACCATTAGCAAGTTACGACACGATAGATACATCAACTGTTGAAGAGATGATGAGAATTGCAAGAAAAAGGATAGTTATCAAAACACTTGTGAAAGATAGTTTATTGGAAAGACTTTCAGTCAAGTTTGATAGGGTAATCACCAGCAAGCGAAGTGGATTGGTATATGCATGTATTGATTTGGACAGATAA
- a CDS encoding DUF2225 domain-containing protein, giving the protein MRLVNQPLQMYDKKYKCPICSNITVSKKVFTDKIIIKSYDEDMKPNYEGVNPLLYSVVVCSQCFYTALEQDFEHQVSPIYMEEVRKVQNEINIPEGISFSQERDHKTAIFAYALATLFYNAKKQPCRVAEMYLRMAWLYREMSDKENELKALARALVYFEECYTKANLDTEKEPMVLFYLGEISYKLGKIEDATKWFSRLVTDYRNVNSFYVKAGRDRWQSIREETR; this is encoded by the coding sequence ATGAGATTAGTGAATCAACCCCTGCAAATGTATGATAAGAAGTATAAGTGTCCTATTTGTTCTAATATCACAGTCTCAAAAAAAGTATTCACAGACAAAATAATAATAAAAAGTTACGACGAAGATATGAAGCCAAACTATGAGGGTGTTAATCCTCTTTTGTATTCCGTAGTTGTTTGTTCTCAATGTTTTTATACAGCATTGGAACAGGATTTTGAACATCAAGTATCTCCTATTTACATGGAGGAAGTAAGAAAGGTCCAAAATGAAATCAATATACCAGAAGGTATATCATTTTCACAAGAGCGTGACCACAAAACTGCCATATTTGCTTATGCCCTTGCAACCTTGTTTTATAACGCTAAAAAGCAGCCTTGCCGAGTAGCAGAGATGTATCTAAGAATGGCATGGCTCTATCGGGAAATGTCTGACAAAGAAAATGAATTAAAAGCACTTGCAAGAGCTTTGGTGTATTTTGAAGAGTGCTACACAAAAGCAAATCTTGATACCGAAAAAGAACCTATGGTACTATTCTACCTGGGTGAGATATCGTATAAGCTTGGAAAAATTGAAGATGCAACAAAGTGGTTCTCAAGGCTTGTTACAGACTATAGAAACGTAAACTCTTTTTATGTCAAGGCAGGGAGAGACAGATGGCAGAGTATAAGGGAAGAAACGAGATAA
- a CDS encoding trigger factor, translating into MWIIDIFRKKKHKNTKSPKEEAAERLETMLTRRREIVKMIPVEEFEANSEEIKYAVIETISRKFNIPPEKVKVDYHEQNGYIVIVTNVNFK; encoded by the coding sequence ATGTGGATTATCGATATATTCAGAAAGAAAAAGCACAAAAATACAAAATCACCGAAAGAAGAAGCGGCAGAAAGACTTGAAACGATGCTCACAAGAAGAAGAGAGATTGTTAAGATGATACCCGTGGAAGAGTTCGAAGCGAACTCCGAAGAGATTAAATATGCCGTTATTGAAACGATTTCAAGGAAGTTCAACATACCACCGGAGAAAGTAAAAGTGGATTATCACGAGCAGAATGGATATATTGTCATCGTAACGAATGTTAATTTCAAATAG